The Candidatus Hydrogenedens sp. genome has a segment encoding these proteins:
- a CDS encoding tRNA (adenosine(37)-N6)-threonylcarbamoyltransferase complex ATPase subunit type 1 TsaE, translating into MKASSNKNCLDTPLIIQTSSPEQTEEFGHIFGQCLKPNAKVALIGDLATGKTCFVKGIVKELCGDCWV; encoded by the coding sequence AAGCCTCTTCTAATAAAAATTGTCTTGATACTCCTTTAATCATACAAACCTCTTCTCCTGAACAAACAGAAGAGTTTGGTCATATTTTCGGGCAATGTTTAAAACCTAATGCAAAAGTAGCACTTATCGGGGATTTAGCGACAGGTAAAACATGTTTTGTTAAAGGGATAGTAAAAGAATTGTGTGGCGATTGTTGGGTTC